A window from Cryptomeria japonica chromosome 1, Sugi_1.0, whole genome shotgun sequence encodes these proteins:
- the LOC131873863 gene encoding uncharacterized protein LOC131873863, with amino-acid sequence MEDQKIDWANYGCTILSDGWTDGKNRTIINFLVACKDNVVFLKSVDASNKVKNAETLAGMLERVIMEVGVENVVQIITDNAAAYVSAGRILQERHPTLFGHLVQHMSLTFFWRT; translated from the exons atggaggatcaaaaaattgattgggcaaattatggctgcaccattctttctgatgggtggacagatggcaagaaccgcaccatcatcaattttttggtcgcttgcaaggacaatgtagtgttcttgaaatctgtcgatgcctccaacaaggtgaaaaatgcagaaacattggctggaatgttggagcgtgtcatcatggaggtgggggtagagaatgtggtgcaaatcatcacagataatgcagcagcatatgtgtcagcag gaagaatcctccaagagaggcaccccactctttttggacaccttgtgcagcacatgtccttgaccttcttttggaggacatag